The Mauremys reevesii isolate NIE-2019 linkage group 13, ASM1616193v1, whole genome shotgun sequence genome contains a region encoding:
- the LOC120381322 gene encoding olfactory receptor 10A7-like: MEKDNQTCVTEIELLGFSDFQSLQVLPFVLVFTFYVMALVGNTLIVIITVTDSTLQTPMYFFLRNLSFLEICYTSVTLPKMLVNLISETQTISFVGCGVQMCFFALFGITECCLLSVMAYDRYVAICHPLQYTLSMNQIFCARMAAGSWIIGILPHHLHHPEDALS, translated from the exons ATGGAGAAGGACAACCAGACATGTGTGACTGAGATAGAGTTGCTGGGATTCTCCGATTTCCAATCACTGCAAGTCCTACCCTTTGTGCTGGTGTTCACCTTCTATGTGATGGCCCTGGTAGGGAACACTCTAATTGTTATCATCACAGTCACAGACTCTACCCTTCAAACCCCTATGTATTTCTTCCTCAGGAATTTATCCTTCCTGGAGATCTGCTACACCTCGGTCACCCTGCCCAAGATGCTGGTCAACCTGATCTCGGAGACCCAGACTATCTCCTTTGTAGGTTGCGGTGTTCAGATGTGTTTCTTTGCTCTCTTTGGCATCACTGAGTGCTGCCTCCTCTCCGTCATGGCATATGACCGGTACGTGGCCATATGCCACCCCCTGCAATATACCCTCAGCATGAACCAGATATTTTGTGCTCGGATGGCAGCCGGTTCCTGGATCATTGGTATCCTG CCtcatcatctccaccatcctgaagATGCCCTCAGCTGA
- the LOC120379932 gene encoding olfactory receptor 10A7-like, with protein MRKDNQTCVTEIELVGFSDFQSLQVLPVVLVFTFYVMALVGNILIVIITITDSALQTPMYFFLRNLSFLEICYTSVTLPKMLVNLISETQTISFAGCGIQMCFFVLFGITECCLLSVMAYDRYVAICHPLQYTLSMNQMVCVWMAAGSWIIGILVGFGHTISIFTLPFCGSNRIRHFFCDVFPVLRLVSTDTHKNEAAVTTTTVLFILAPFLLILLSYGLIISTILKMPSAEGRHKGFSTCSSHLIVVSLFYGTGTFIYMQPSSEQSQSSNRFLSLVYTVLTPTFNPIIYSLRNKEIKCALRKTTGRKMFPQVTSMG; from the coding sequence ATGAGGAAGGACAACCAGACATGTGTGACTGAGATAGAGTTGGTGGGATTCTCCGATTTCCAATCATTGCAAGTCCTACCCGTTGTGCTGGTATTCACCTTCTATGTGATGGCCCTGGTAGGGAACATTCTGATTGTTATCATCACGATCACAGACTCTGCCCTTCAgacccccatgtatttcttcctcaggAATTTATCCTTCCTGGAGATCTGCTACACCTCGGTCACCCTGCCCAAGATGCTGGTCAACCTGATCTCAGAGACCCAGACTATCTCCTTTGCAGGCTGTGGTATTCAGATGTGTTTCTTCGTTCTCTTTGGTATCACCGAGTGCTGCCTCCTCTCCGTCATGGCGTATGACCGGTACGTGGCCATATGCCACCCCCTGCAATACACCCTCAGCATGAACCAGATGGTTTGTGTTTGGATGGCAGCCGGTTCCTGGATCATTGGTATCCTGGTAGGTTTTGGACACACCATTTCCATATTTACACTGCCTTTCTGTGGGTCTAATAGAATCAGGCATTTCTTCTGTGACGTTTTCCCTGTGCTGAGACTGGTCTCCACAGACACCCACAAGAATGAAGCTGCGGTTACTACCACCACAGTTCTCTTTATCCTGGCACCATTTTTGCTTATCCTCTTGTCATACGGCCtcatcatctccaccatcctgaagATGCCCTCAGCTGAAGGCAGACACAAAggcttctccacctgctcctcacaCCTCATTGTGGTTTCTCTCTTCTATGGGACTGGAACTTTTATTTATATGCAGCCCAGTTCAGAACAGTCCCAGAGCAGTAACAGGTTCCTTTCCCTGGTATACACGGTGCTGACTCCAACATTTAACCCCATTAtttacagcctgaggaacaaggagataaAATGTGCTCTCAGGAAGACAACAGGCAGGAAAATGTTCCCTCAGGTAACATCTATGGGATGA
- the LOC120379933 gene encoding olfactory receptor 10A7-like, producing MRKDNQTCVTEIELVGFSDFQTLQVLPFVLVFTFYVMALIGNTLIVIITITDSALQTPMYFFLRNLSFLEICYTSVTLPKMLVNLISETQTISFAGCGIQMCFFVLFGITECCLLSVMAYDRYVAICHPLQYTLSMNQMVCVWMAAGSWIIGILVGFGHTISIFTLPFCGSNRIRHFFCDVFPVLRLVSTDTHKNEAAVTTTTVLFILAPFLLILLSYGLIISTILKMPSAEGRHKAFSTCSSHLIVVSLFYGTGTFIYMQPSSEQSQGSNRFLSLVYTVLTPTFNPIIYSLRNKEIRCALRKTTGRKMFPQVTSMG from the coding sequence ATGAGGAAGGACAACCAGACATGTGTGACTGAGATAGAGTTGGTGGGATTCTCCGATTTCCAAACATTGCAAGTCCTACCCTTTGTGCTGGTGTTCACCTTCTATGTGATGGCCCTGATAGGGAACACTCTGATTGTTATCATCACGATCACAGACTCTGCCCTTCAgacccccatgtatttcttcctcaggAATTTATCCTTCCTGGAGATCTGCTACACATCAGTCACCCTGCCCAAGATGCTGGTCAACCTGATCTCGGAGACCCAGACTATCTCCTTTGCAGGCTGTGGTATTCAGATGTGTTTCTTCGTTCTCTTTGGTATCACCGAGTGCTGCCTCCTCTCCGTCATGGCGTATGACCGGTACGTGGCCATATGCCACCCCCTGCAATACACCCTCAGCATGAACCAGATGGTTTGTGTTTGGATGGCAGCCGGTTCCTGGATCATTGGTATCCTGGTAGGTTTTGGACACACCATTTCCATATTTACACTGCCTTTCTGTGGGTCTAATAGAATCAGGCATTTCTTCTGTGACGTTTTCCCTGTGCTGAGACTGGTCTCCACAGACACCCACAAGAATGAAGCTGCGGTTACTACCACCACAGTTCTCTTTATCCTGGCACCATTTTTGCTTATCCTCTTGTCATACGGCCtcatcatctccaccatcctgaagATGCCCTCAGCTGAAGGCAgacataaagccttctccacctgctcctcacaCCTCATTGTGGTTTCTCTCTTCTATGGGACTGGAACTTTTATTTATATGCAGCCCAGTTCAGAACAGTCCCAGGGCAGTAATAGGTTCCTTTCCCTGGTATACACGGTGCTGACTCCAACATTTAACCCCATTAtttacagcctgaggaacaaggagataaGATGTGCTCTCAGGAAGACAACAGGCAGGAAAATGTTCCCTCAGGTAACATCTATGGGATGA